The following proteins are co-located in the Silene latifolia isolate original U9 population chromosome 1, ASM4854445v1, whole genome shotgun sequence genome:
- the LOC141657277 gene encoding uncharacterized protein LOC141657277, with product MGHDAEHCRKGKGNQPLRKVWKPRPPTVKTAVQNPQPQKRTETPRAQVVQPEIMVANCELTELKTTGAFFTWNNKHENGSKVYCKIDRVLIIAEWLNAFPECYANFLPEGLFDHCPCVILFREVGGRKGAPFKYFNMWSLLDDFHRVVEAQWQKRLKVALEGFQKQLRQDPLNKELCDAEAACAQELILLKKARTEYIMQKSKEKWMDEGDSNTAFFHASIKHKRMRNMVYQVKNKNGVLCTHQEDIQSAYEDYYGDLLGSSKTVEPISVDIAPVTDEEIKNALFSIPGTKAPGLDGYSSQFFKDTWTIIGKDFIAPVKSVFTSGKLLKACNATVLTMVPKVEVPEHITQFRPIACCNTIYKCVAKKRKESSYQPLCKRVQLSHLCFADDLVMFCRGDIPSVMLMLRAFKTFSLASGLIMNQGKSEIYCNGIDSQTLAMLVRVSGMHRGKIPFKYLGLNISPKRKFLWHGNEIKESLSLVAWDQICKAKKKGGLGLKHLYWWNIATMAKYVWWIAKKTDHLKETVNPGQTDENGDNSTEHLLSVWEC from the exons ATGGGACATGATGCAGAACACTGTAGGAAGGGTAAGGGTAATCAGCCTCTGAGGAAGGTTTGGAAACCTAGACCCCCTACAGTGAAAACTGCAGTGCAGAACCCTCAACCACAAAAGAGAACTGAGACACCAAGAGCACAGGTGGTACAGCCTGAGATT ATGGTAGCAAATTGTGAGTTAACTGAATTGAAGACCACTGGGGCTTTTTttacttggaataacaagcatGAAAATGGCTCAAAAGTTTACTGTAAAATTGACAGAGTTTTGATTATTGCTGAGTGGTTGAATGCTTTCCCTGAGTGTTATGCAAACTTCCTACCTGAAGGACTCTTTGATCATTGTCCTTGTGTGATTCTCTTTAGGGAAGTGGGGGGAAGGAAGGGTGCTCCTTTTAAGTATTTCAACATGTGGTCTCTTCTGGATGACTTTCATAGGGTGGTGGAGGCTCAGTGGCAGAAGAGACTCAAGG TGGCCTTAGAGGGATTTCAGAAGCAACTGAGGCAGGATCCCCTGAATAAGGAGCTATGTGATGCTGAAGCTGCTTGTGCTCAAGAGCTTATCCTTCTCAAGAAAGCTCGTACAGAATATATTATGCAAAAGTCTAAGGAAAAGTGGATGGATGAGGGGGACTCTAACACTGCTTTTTTCCATGCCAGCATCAAGCATAAGAGAATGAGGAATATGGTGTATCAAGTGAAAAATAAGAATGGGGTGCTGTGTACTCACCAGGAGGACATTCAAAGTGCTTATGAAGATTACTATGGTGACCTTCTGGGATCCTCAAAAACAGTTGAACCCATTAGTGTTGATATT GCCCCTGTAACTGATGAGGAAATTAAGAATGCACTGTTTTCCATTCCTGGTACCAAAGCACCTGGGCTAGATGGATACAGTAGCCAGTTCTTTAAAGACACCTGGACCATTATTGGGAAGGACTTTATTGCTCCTGTGAAGAGTGTTTTTACTTCTGGGAAGCTGCTGAAAGCTTGCAATGCTACAGTCCTTACTATGGTACCTAAGGTGGAAGTCCCTGAACATATTACTCAGTTTAGACCAATTGCCTGTTGCAACACCATCTATAAATGTGTTGCAAAG AAGAGAAAGGAGTCCAGTTATCAACCCCTATGTAAAAGAGTGCAGTTGAGTCACCTTTGCTTTGCAGATGACCTTGTCATGTTCTGCAGAGGTGATATCCCATCTGTAATGCTTATGCTGAGGGCTTTTAAAACATTCTCTTTAGCATCTGGTTTGATTATGAACCAAGGGAAATCAGAAatttattgtaatgggattgatAGTCAAACATTGGCAATGCTGGTTAGGGTCTCTGGAATGCACAGAGGGAAAATACCTTTCAAGTATCTGGGGTTAAACATCTCTCCTAAAAG GAAATTCCTATGGCATGGCAATGAAATAAAGGAAAGCCTATCACTGGTTGCCTGGGATCAGATCTGCAAGGCAAAAAAGAAGGGAGGATTGGGATTGAAGCATCTTTACTGGTGGAACATTGCTACAATGGCCAAATATGTGTGGTGGATTGCGAAAAAAACTGATCATTTAAAG GAAACTGTTAACCCAGGACAGACTGATGAGAATGGGGATAATTCAACAGAACATTTGTTATCTGTGTGGGAATGCTGA
- the LOC141657286 gene encoding uncharacterized protein LOC141657286, with protein sequence MACVTFPNYSLLINGGVEGFFPGKCGLRQGDPLSPYLFVICMKVMSRLLRRLPSAANFSYHPKWVQLNLTHLIFADKLLVFTRGDPLSVRVVANCLEFFSELSGLHIKPAKTDFYFGGVANDIRALILDDIGFSAGEFSFRYLGLPLFNAKITQDMYQPLLDKIKALQLLESCTPNMRYDTNAMYEKLGIRRPMVSWHSLVHGKGCHPKHSFAGMMVMHNGLPTMDNLMRRGMPFVNRCALCECKSEDVQHLFFDCEFSRQILNIIGDYTGLLCRKIGRDLVHSDSIIINRSKLFSEYQGLCSAIGYGFLPFSFSSLGKLEADAIALLKRIQKVSLS encoded by the exons ATGGCTTGTGTGACTTTCCCTAATTACTCTTTGCTTATTAATGGAGGGGTAGAAGGGTTTTTTCCTGGCAAATGTGGTCTAAGACAAGGGGATCCCCTTTCCCCCTACCTCTTTGTCATTTGTATGAAGGTGATGTCTAGGCTTCTCAGAAGACTCCCTAGTGCTGCAAACTTCTCTTATCATCCTAAATGGGTTCAGCTGAACCTTACACACCTTATTTTTGCGGATAAGCTGCTAGTATTCACTAGAGGTGATCCACTTTCTGTTAGAGTTGTAGCTAATTGCCTAGAATTTTTCAGTGAACTCTCAGGTTTACATATTAAACCTGCAAAAACTGACTTCTACTTTGGTGGAGTAGCTAATGACATCAGGGCCTTAATTCTGGATGATATTGGTTTCAGCGCTGGAGAATTTTCTTTTAGGTATTTGGGGTTACCTTTATTCAATGCCAAGATTACTCAGGACATGTATCAACCCCTGTTGGACAAAATTAAG GCACTTCAGTTGCTTGAGAGCTGCACTCCCAACATGAGGTATGATACAAATGCTATGTATGAAAAACTCGGAATTAGAAGGCCTATGGTCAGTTGGCACTCACTGGTTCATGGTAAAGGCTGTCATCCCAAGCACTCTTTTGCTGGAATGATGGTTATGCATAATGGTCTCCCAACTATGGATAATCTGATGAGAAGAGGCATGCCTTTTGTAAATAGATGTGCTCTGTGTGAATGCAAAAGTGAAGATGTGCAACATCTTTTCTTTGATTGTGAGTTTTCTAGGCAAATCCTGAATATCATTG GGGACTACACTGGTCTCCTTTGTAGGAAGATTGGAAGGGATCTTGTACATTCTGATTCTATTATAATAAATAGATCCAAGCTTTTCTCCGAGTATCAGGGCTTGTGTTCGGCGATCGGTTATGGtttcttacctttttctttctcttcgttGGGAAAGTTGGAGGCTGATGCCATTGCACTGCTCAAGCGGATTCAGAAAGTTTCTCTGTCTTAG